Proteins encoded in a region of the Trichomycterus rosablanca isolate fTriRos1 chromosome 26, fTriRos1.hap1, whole genome shotgun sequence genome:
- the LOC134303152 gene encoding disabled homolog 2-like, whose translation MSDYFLSFYSNQLNSLLKLELTSVIDANQNHLKGNPFVSYPTVPCNTPNDIFSSFMDMFPTPSPDPFSNDPFVTLNGQIDSSIFHNLSLSSNDRVTFPDCYLNGSDLDNHSVNELIDKFPSRNLNGCSNPFLKLSDQSPPVRNLFNKTVPLLQTPSPLCNGPSNLVHLISQPSPLSYTEAISPFLPNNGVIGLCPPPPSSKCGRVRRTEKVNKS comes from the coding sequence ATGTCTgattactttctttctttctactctAATCAGCTGAACAGCTTGTTGAAGCTGGAGCTTACTTCTGTGATTGATGCCAATCAGAACCACCTTAAAGGCAATCCCTTCGTCTCATATCCCACAGTCCCTTGCAACACACCCAATGATATTTTTTCTTCCTTCATGGACATGTTTCCCACTCCCAGCCCAGATCCATTTAGTAATGATCCCTTTGTTACACTTAATGGCCAGATTGACTCCTCCATTTTTCATAATTTGTCCCTATCATCTAATGACAGAGTTACTTTTCCTGACTGTTACTTGAATGGCTCTGATCTAGACAATCACTCTGTAAATGAACTTATTGATAAGTTTCCATCAAGGAACTTAAATGGTTGCAGCAATCCTTTCTTGAAACTATCAGATCAGAGCCCTCCCGTTCGTAACCTATTTAATAAAACGGTTCCTCTGCTTCAAACCCCTTCTCCTTTGTGTAATGGTCCCAGCAACTTGGTGCATCTTATTAGCCAACCTTCACCTCTGTCTTATACTGAAGCGATTTCACCTTTTCTGCCAAATAATGGGGTGATTGGACTCTGTCCCCCACCACCAAGTTCCAAGTGTGGCCGAGTACGCAGAACAGAGAAGGTGAACAAAAGTTGA
- the hspb15 gene encoding heat shock protein, alpha-crystallin-related, b15 — protein sequence MSRPLFKRNGSWDPLQDWPKSSILDQCSGAPFFLKENDGSWLDTARKTLEKSPWPGFLSFPLVSPVCPEISSPSSSSKDGPQMQLPPAESNSKSWRISLDVFHFCPEEIGVRMTEGYLEVTGKHEERQNKRGTISRSFTRKYKLPAEIDLQQMSSSLSPEGVLLVEAPLGASSTSLPADTVIPIQIKQKH from the exons ATGTCTCGTCCTCTATTCAAACGCAACGGCAGCTGGGATCCTCTCCAGGACTGGCCAAAGTCAAGCATTTTAGACCAGTGTTCTGGAGCACCTTTTTTCCTTAAAGAAAATGATGGTAGCTGGTTAGACACAGCCAGAAAAACTCTGGAAAAATCACCATGGCCTGGATTCCTGTCCTTTCCTTTAGTGTCTCCTGTTTGCCCAGAGATCTCATCACCATCATCTTCATCAAAAGATGGACCACAAATGCAGCTTCCACCAGCTGAATCTAACAGTAAGAGCTGGAGAATTTCTCTAGATGTATTCCATTTCTGTCCAGAGGAGATTGGTGTCAGAATGACTGAAGGTTACTTGGAGGTAACgg GCAAACACGAGGAAAGGCAGAATAAACGAGGGACCATTTCTAGGAGTTTTACAAGAAAGTACAA GCTGCCAGCAGAGATCGATCTGCAACAGATGAGCTCTTCACTGTCTCCGGAAGGTGTACTCCTGGTTGAGGCACCTCTTGGTGCCTCTTCTACCAGCTTACCTGCAGACACCGTTATTCCCATTCAGATAAAGCAAAAGCACTAA
- the LOC134303129 gene encoding myosin heavy chain, fast skeletal muscle-like gives MSSDAEMAVYGKAAIYLRKPEKERIEAQSKPFDAKAACYVTDDKELYLKATIKSRDGGKVTVELLESKENKTVKEDDVSPMNPPKFDKLEDMAMMTHLNEASVLYNLKERYAAWMIYTYSGLFCATVNPYKWLPVYDAEVVNAYRGKKRMEAPPHIFSVSDNAYQAMLTDRENQSVLITGESGAGKTVNTKRVIQYFATVAMHTDKKKESTSKMQGSLEDQIIAANPLLEAYGNAKTVRNDNSSRFGKFIRIHFGTSGKLASADIETYLLEKSRVSFQLPDERGYHIFYQMMTNEKPELIEMTLITTNPYDFPMCSQGQITVASINDKEELIATDTAIDILGFSAEEKMGIYKLTGAVLHHGNMKFKQKQREEQAEPDGTEEADKIAYLLGLNSADMLKALCYPRVKVGNEYVTKGQTVPQVYNSVSALAKSIYERMFLWMVVRINQMLDTKQARQFFIGVLDIAGFEIFDYNSMEQLCINFTNEKLQQFFNHHMFVLEQEEYKKEGIIWEFIDFGMDLAACIELIEKPMGIFSILEEECMFPKATDTSFKNKLYDQHLGKNNAFQKPRPAKGKAEAHFSLVHYAGTVDYNISGWLDKNKDPLNDSVVQLYQKSPVKLLANIYPPVVEEVGKKGGKKKGGSMQTVSSQFRENLGKLMTNLRSTHPHFVRCLIPNESKTPGLMENHLVIHQLRCNGVLEGIRICRKGFPSRILYGDFKQRYKVLNASVIPEGQFIDNKKACEKLLGSIDLDHDQYRFGHTKVFFKAGLLGTLEEMRDEKLAALVTMTQALCRGFLMRREFVKMMERRSAIDTIQYNVRSFMNVKHWPWMKVYYKIKPLLKSAETEKELSTMKEDFAKCKENLAKVEAKKKELEEKMVALLQEKNDLQLHVASETENLSDAEERCEGLIKSKIQLEAKLKETTERLEDEEEINAELTAKKRKLEDECSELKKDIDDLELTLAKVEKEKHATENKVKNLTEEMAAQDESIAKLTKEKKALQEAHQQTLDDLQAEEDKVNTLTKAKTKLEQQVDDLEGSLEQEKKLRMDLERAKRKLEGDLKLAQESIMDLENDKQQSDEKLKKKDFETSQLLSKIEDEQSLGAQHQKKIKELQARIEELEEEIEAERAARAKVEKQRADLSRELEEISERLEEAGGATAAQIEMNKKREAEFQKLRRDLEESTLQHEATAAALRKKQADSVAELGEQIDNLQRVKQKLEKEKSEYKMEIDDLSSNMEAVAKAKTNLEKLCRTLEDQLSELKSKNDENVRQVNDISVQRARLQTENGEFSRQVEEKESLVSQLTRGKQAFTQQIEELKRQIEEEVKAKNALAHGVQSARHDCDLLREQFEEEQEAKAELQRSMSKANSEVAQWRTKYETDAIQRTEELEEAKKKLAQRLQDAEEQIEAVNSKCASLEKTKQRLQGEVEDLMIDVERANSLAANLDKKQRNFDKVLAEWKQKFEEGQAELEGAQKEARSLSTELFKMKNSYEEALDHLETLKRENKNLQQEISDLTEQIGETGKSIHELEKAKKAVETEKSEIQTALEEAEGTLEHEESKIIRVQLELNQVKSEIDRKLAEKDEEMEQIKRNSQRVIESMQSTLDSEVRSRNDALRIKKKMEGDLNEMEIQLSHANRQAAEAQKQLRNVQGQLKDAQLHLDDAVRGQEDMKEQVAMVERRNTLMLAEIEELRAALEQTERGRKVAEQELVDASERVGLLHSQNTSLLNTKKKLEADLAQIQSEVDDTVQEARNAEEKAKKAITDAAMMAEELKKEQDTSAHLERMKKNLEVTVKDLQHRLDEAENLAMKGGKKQLQKLESRVRELESEVEAEQRRGTDAVKGVRKYERRVKELSYQTEEDKKNINRLQDLVDKLQLKVKAYKRQSEEAEEQANSHLSKLRKVQHELEEAEERADIAESQVNKLRAKSRDSGKGKESAE, from the exons ATGAGTTCGGACGCGGAGATGGCCGTTTATGGCAAGGCCGCCATATACCTCCGTAAGCCTGAAAAGGAAAGAATTGAGGCTCAGAGCAAGCCCTTCGATGCTAAGGCTGCTTGCTACGTTACTGATGACAAAGAGCTGTACCTTAAGGCTACCATTAAGAGTAGAGATGGTGGCAAAGTCACCGTTGAACTGCTTGAGAGCAAGGAG AACAAAACTGTTAAGGAGGACGATGTCAGCCCCATGAACCCTCCCAAATTCGATAAGCTTGAGGACATGGCCATGATGACCCACCTCAATGAAGCCTCTGTGCTGTATAATCTCAAAGAGCGTTATGCAGCATGGATGATCTAC ACCTACTCTGGACTTTTCTGCGCTACTGTGAACCCCTACAAGTGGCTTCCAGTGTATGACGCTGAAGTCGTTAATGCCTACAGAGGCAAAAAGCGCATGGAGGCCCCACCCCACATCTTCTCCGTGTCTGACAATGCCTACCAGGCCATGCTCACTG ACAGGGAGAACCAGTCTGTCCTGATTAC TGGAGAATCCGGTGCTGGAAAGACTGTGAACACCAAGCGTGTCATCCAGTACTTTGCTACAGTTGCCATGCATACTGACAAGAAGAAGGAATCTACCAGCAAAATGCAG GGATCTCTTGAAGACCAGATCATTGCAGCCAATCCTCTTCTTGAGGCTTATGGTAATGCCAAAACTGTGAGAAATGACAACTCCTCCCGTTTT GGTAAATTTATCAGAATTCATTTCGGCACCTCCGGCAAACTGGCTAGTGCTGACATTGAGACCT ATCTGCTGGAGAAGTCTAGAGTATCATTCCAGCTTCCTGATGAGAGAGGCTATCACATCTTCTACCAGATGATGACCAATGAGAAGCCTGAGCTGATTG AAATGACGCTCATCACCACCAACCCCTACGACTTCCCCATGTGCAGTCAGGGTCAGATCACAGTGGCAAGCATTAATGATAAAGAGGAGCTGATTGCCACAGAT ACTGCTATTGATATCCTGGGCTTCAGTGCTGAGGAGAAAATGGGCATCTACAAATTGACAGGTGCTGTTCTTCATCATGGTAACATGAAGTTCAAGCAGAAGCAGCGTGAGGAGCAGGCTGAGCCTGATGGCACAGAGG AGGCTGACAAAATCGCCTACCTTCTGGGCTTGAACTCAGCTGATATGCTGAAGGCTTTGTGCTACCCCAGAGTAAAGGTCGGAAATGAGTATGTGACCAAGGGTCAGACCGTGCCACAG gTGTATAACTCTGTGAGTGCACTGGCCAAGTCCATCTATGAAAGGATGTTCTTGTGGATGGTCGTCCGTATCAACCAGATGTTGGACACAAAACAAGCAAGACAGTTCTTCATTGGTGTGCTGGACATTGCTGGCTTTGAAATCTTTGAT tACAACAGCATGGAGCAGCTGTGCATCAACTTCACCAACGAGAAACTGCAACAGTTTTTCAACCACCACATGTTTGTCCTGGAACAAGAGGAGTACAAAAAGGAGGGCATTATTTGGGAGTTCATTGACTTCGGCATGGACTTGGCTGCTTGCATTGAACTTATTGAAAAG CCCATGGGTATCTTCTCCATCCTTGAAGAAGAGTGCATGTTCCCCAAGGCAACAGACACCAGCTTCAAGAACAAGCTGTATGACCAGCATCTTGGCAAGAACAACGCTTTCCAGAAACCCAGACCTGCCAAAGGCAAAGCTGAGGCCCACTTCTCCCTGGTTCACTATGCTGGTACTGTGGACTACAATATCTCTGGCTGGCTGGACAAGAACAAGGACCCACTGAACGATTCTGTTGTGCAGCTGTACCAGAAGTCTCCAGTCAAACTGCTTGCTAACATCTACCCACCTGTTGTTGAGG AGGTCGGTAAGAAGGGAGGTAAGAAGAAGGGTGGCTCCATGCAGACCGTGTCCTCTCAGTTCAGG GAGAACTTGGGCAAACTGATGACCAACTTGAGAAGCACTCATCCACACTTTGTGCGTTGCCTGATTCCCAATGAGTCTAAGACTCCAG GTCTCATGGAGAACCACCTGGTCATCCACCAGCTGAGATGTAACGGTGTGCTGGAAGGTATTAGAATCTGCAGAAAGGGATTCCCCAGCAGAATCCTCTATGGTGACTTCAAACAAAG ATACAAGGTGCTGAATGCCAGTGTTATCCCTGAGGGCCAGTTTATTGACAACAAAAAAGCCTGCGAGAAGCTTCTGGGATCCATTGATCTTGACCATGACCAGTACAGATTTGGACACACTAAG GTGTTCTTCAAAGCTGGTCTGTTGGGTACTCTTGAAGAGATGAGAGATGAGAAACTGGCTGCCCTGGTCACAATGACTCAGGCTCTTTGCCGTGGTTTCCTCATGAGGAGAGAGTTTGTAAAGATGATGGAGAGGag gtcAGCCATTGACACCATCCAGTACAACGTCCGTTCATTCATGAATGTCAAACACTGGCCTTGGATGAAGGTATACTACAAGATCAAGCCTCTGCTGAAGAGTGCTGAGACTGAAAAGGAGTTGTCCACCATGAAAGAGGACTTTGCAAAATGCAAGGAAAATCTGGCCAAGGTCGAGGCCAAAAAGAAAGAGCTTGAGGAGAAGATGGTTGCACTGCTGCAGGAGAAGAATGACCTCCAACTTCATGTGGCAtct GAAACTGAAAATCTCTCAGATGCTGAAGAGAGGTGTGAGGGTCTGATTAAGAGCAAAATCCAGCTTGAAGCTAAACTCAAGGAAACAACTGAGAGACTGGAAGATGAGGAAGAAATCAACGCTGAGTTGACTGCCAAGAAGAGGAAACTGGAGGATGAGTGCTCTGAACTAAAGAAGGACATTGATGACTTGGAGCTCACCTTGGCTAAAGTAGAAAAGGAAAAACATGCTACTGAGAACAAG GTCAAGAACCTCACTGAGGAAATGGCAGCTCAAGATGAAAGCATTGCCAAACttacaaaagaaaagaaagcccTCCAAGAGGCACACCAACAGACCCTTGATGATCTTCAGGCAGAGGAGGACAAAGTCAACACTCTGACCAAAGCCAAGACTAAGCTTGAGCAGCAAGTGGATGAT CTGGAAGGTTCTCTGGAGCAAGAGAAGAAGCTTCGCATGGACCTGGAGAGAGCCAAGAGAAAGCTTGAAGGTGACCTGAAACTGGCTCAGGAGTCCATCATGGACCTGGAAAACGACAAGCAGCAGTCTGATGAGAAGCTGAAGAA GAAAGACTTTGAAACAAGCCAGCTTCTTAGCAAGATTGAGGATGAACAATCTCTTGGTGCTCAGCATCAGAAGAAGATCAAGGAGCTTCAGGCTCGTATTGAAGAGCTTGAGGAGGAGATTGAGGCTGAGCGTGCTGCTCGTGCCAAGGTTGAGAAGCAGAGAGCTGATCTTTCCAGGGAACTTGAGGAGATCAGTGAGAGGCTTGAGGAGGCTGGTGGAGCAACCGCAGCCCAGATCGAGATGAACAAGAAGCGTGAGGCTGAGTTCCAGAAGCTGCGTCGTGATCTTGAAGAGTCCACCCTGCAGCATGAAGCAACTGCTGCTGCCCTGCGCAAGAAGCAGGCCGACAGCGTTGCAGAGCTGGGAGAACAAATCGACAACCTGCAGCGCGTCAAACAGAAGCTTGAGAAGGAGAAGAGTGAATACAAAATGGAGATTGATGATCTCTCCAGCAACATGGAAGCTGTTGCTAAAGCCAAG ACAAATCTTGAAAAATTGTGCCGTACCCTTGAGGACCAACTGAGTGAGCTCAAGTCCAAGAATGATGAAAATGTGCGCCAGGTTAATGACATCAGTGTCCAAAGAGCCAGGCTGCAAACTGAAAATG GTGAGTTTTCACGTCAAGTGGAAGAGAAGGAGTCTTTGGTTTCTCAACTGACCAGAGGCAAACAAGCCTTTACCCAACAAATTGAGGAGCTCAAGAGACAAATAGAGGAGGAGGTTAAG GCAAAGAATGCCCTGGCCCATGGAGTACAGTCTGCTCGCCATGACTGTGACCTCCTCAGAGAGCAGTTTGAGGAGGAGCAGGAGGCTAAGGCTGAACTGCAGCGTTCTATGTCCAAGGCTAACAGCGAAGTAGCTCAGTGGAGAACCAAATATGAAACTGATGCCATCCAGCGCACTGAGGAGCTTGAGGAAGCCAA GAAGAAGTTGGCTCAGCGTCTTCAGGATGCCGAGGAACAAATTGAGGCTGTGAACTCCAAGTGTGCCTCTCTGGAGAAGACCAAGCAGAGACTCCAGGGTGAGGTGGAGGACCTCATGATTGATGTGGAAAGAGCCAATAGCTTGGCTGCCAACCTTGATAAGAAACAGAGGAACTTTGACAAG GTCCTGGCAGAATGGAAGCAGAAGTTTGAGGAGGGTCAGGCTGAGCTGGAGGGAGCCCAAAAGGAAGCTCGTTCTCTCAGCACTGAGCTGTTCAAGATGAAGAACTCCTATGAGGAAGCTCTTGACCACTTGGAGACCCTAAAGAGAGAGAACAAGAACCTGCAGC AGGAGATCTCAGACTTGACTGAACAGATTGGTGAGACTGGAAAGAGCATTCATGAACTGGAGAAGGCCAAGAAGGCAGTAGAGACTGAAAAGTCTGAGATTCAGACTGCTCTTGAGGAGGCTGAG GGAACCCTGGAGCATGAAGAGTCAAAGATTATTCGCGTCCAGCTTGAGCTCAACCAGGTTAAGAGTGAGATTGACAGGAAGCTTGCTGAGAAGGATGAGGAGATGGAGCAAATCAAGAGAAACAGCCAGAGGGTCATTGAGTCTATGCAGAGCACTCTCGACTCTGAGGTCAGAAGCAGGAATGATGCCCTGAGAATCAAGAAGAAGATGGAGGGAGATCTCAATGAGATGGAGATTCAGCTGAGCCATGCCAATCGCCAAGCTGCTGAGGCCCAGAAACAGCTGAGAAATGTACAGGGACAACTCAAG GATGCCCAACTGCACCTTGACGATGCTGTGAGAGGACAAGAGGACATGAAGGAGCAGGTGGCCATGGTGGAGCGCAGAAACACTCTGATGTTGGCTGAGATTGAGGAGCTTAGAGCTGCACTTGAGCAGACTGAGAGAGGCCGCAAAGTGGCTGAACAGGAGCTGGTTGATGCTAGTGAGCGTGTTGGACTGCTGCACTCTCAG AACACAAGTCTGCTGAACACCAAGAAAAAACTTGAGGCCGACCTTGCTCAGATCCAGAGTGAAGTTGATGACACTGTGCAGGAGGCAAGAAATGCTGAGGAGAAGGCCAAGAAAGCCATCACTGAT GCTGCTATGATGGCTGAGGAACTGAAGAAGGAGCAGGACACCAGTGCTCACCTGGAGAGGATGAAGAAAAATCTTGAGGTCACAGTCAAGGACCTGCAGCACCGCCTGGATGAGGCTGAGAATCTGGCCATGAAGGGAGGAAAGAAACAACTCCAGAAACTGGAGAGCAGG GTCCGTGAATTGGAATCTGAAGTTGAGGCTGAACAGAGACGTGGCACTGATGCTGTTAAGGGTGTTCGCAAGTACGAGAGGAGAGTGAAGGAACTCAGCTACCAG ACTGAGGAAGACAAGAAGAACATCAACAGACTGCAGGATCTGGTTGACAAACTGCAACTGAAGGTCAAGGCCTACAAGAGACAGTCTGAGGAAGCT GAGGAACAAGCCAACTCTCACCTGTCCAAGCTCAGGAAAGTGCAGCATGAGCTGGAGGAGGCTGAGGAGCGCGCTGACATTGCTGAGTCCCAGGTCAACAAGCTCAGAGCTAAGAGCCGTGATTCTGGAAAG ggcaAAGAATCAGCAGAGTAA